The Algoriphagus sanaruensis genome window below encodes:
- a CDS encoding GxxExxY protein — protein sequence MLEKEGLTGQILNCAFKVHSKLGPGLLESAYQACLKYELEKLGFEVKSEVPVPLVYEDIKLECGYRIDLLVENQVILELKTVEQITDVHKAQVLTYLKFSGYRIGLLLNFRTKSLVKGIHRFII from the coding sequence ATGCTTGAAAAAGAAGGACTAACTGGGCAAATTTTGAATTGTGCTTTTAAAGTACATTCTAAACTTGGCCCAGGCCTTCTTGAATCTGCTTATCAAGCTTGTCTTAAATATGAATTGGAAAAGCTAGGTTTTGAGGTTAAATCCGAGGTTCCAGTCCCATTAGTTTATGAGGATATTAAACTTGAATGTGGCTATAGAATAGATTTACTCGTTGAAAACCAAGTGATTCTGGAGTTGAAAACAGTTGAACAAATTACTGATGTTCACAAAGCGCAGGTTTTAACTTATTTGAAATTCTCTGGATATAGAATTGGCTTATTGTTGAATTTCAGGACTAAAAGTCTTGTAAAAGGAATACACCGGTTTATAATTTAA
- a CDS encoding GDP-L-fucose synthase family protein — MNSQTRIYIAGHRGMVGSAIWRALESKGYLQLIGRTSVELDLRNQEAVKNFFETEKPEVVIDAAARVGGILANNEYPYQFLMENMQIQNNLIDASLKADVKKFIFLGSSCIYPKLAPQPLKEEYLLTSSLEPTNEWYAIAKITGVKACEAIRKQFGKDYISLMPTNLYGPYDNFDLKTSHVLPAMIRKFHEASQSTVHGPKSTVTLWGSGTPMREFLYVEDLADAVVFAMENKFSDNLYNVGTGEDLTIRELAEMIQKIVGHTGEIIWDSTKPDGTPRKLMDVSKMTSAGWKAKTNLEDGIRKTYQWFLEHQDSFKEVKI; from the coding sequence TTGAACTCTCAAACCCGAATCTACATTGCTGGCCATCGAGGAATGGTCGGGTCCGCCATCTGGAGAGCTTTGGAATCCAAAGGATATCTCCAATTGATTGGGCGAACTTCGGTTGAACTAGATCTAAGGAATCAGGAAGCTGTCAAAAACTTTTTCGAGACTGAAAAACCTGAAGTCGTCATTGATGCGGCAGCTCGGGTAGGAGGGATTTTGGCCAATAACGAGTATCCCTATCAGTTTCTGATGGAGAACATGCAGATTCAAAATAATCTGATCGATGCCTCCTTGAAAGCGGATGTTAAGAAATTTATTTTCCTAGGTTCTTCCTGCATCTATCCCAAATTGGCTCCTCAGCCACTCAAAGAAGAATATCTATTGACCAGTTCCCTCGAGCCTACCAATGAATGGTATGCCATAGCAAAAATCACTGGTGTCAAAGCTTGTGAAGCGATTCGAAAGCAGTTTGGAAAAGACTACATCTCTTTGATGCCGACCAATTTATATGGTCCATACGATAATTTCGACTTAAAAACCTCCCATGTCCTTCCAGCTATGATCCGGAAGTTTCATGAGGCAAGCCAGTCGACAGTCCATGGTCCAAAGTCCACAGTGACCCTGTGGGGTAGTGGTACGCCGATGAGGGAGTTTTTATATGTGGAAGACCTAGCAGACGCTGTAGTTTTTGCGATGGAAAATAAATTCTCTGATAACCTTTATAACGTAGGTACGGGAGAAGACCTGACGATTAGAGAATTGGCTGAAATGATCCAGAAAATCGTCGGACATACCGGAGAAATTATCTGGGATTCCACCAAACCCGATGGCACCCCACGTAAACTCATGGATGTCTCCAAAATGACCTCCGCTGGCTGGAAAGCTAAGACCAACCTCGAGGACGGCATCCGAAAGACTTATCAATGGTTCCTCGAGCATCAGGACTCATTCAAAGAAGTAAAAATCTAA
- a CDS encoding GDP-mannose 4,6-dehydratase yields the protein MKRKSALICGVSGQDGAYLAQLLLTKGYEVWGTSRDAQGNSFSNLNFLGIKSEIQLVSMDVEDFRSVWVTIKKAMPDEIYFLSGQSSVGLSFEQPVETIQSFTIGVLNLLEAVKMMNYPVKVYHAGSSEAFGDTLGIPATESTPFQPRSPYALAKASATWLVNNYREAYQLFACTGILFNHESPLRPQRFVTQKIIQTSKRIAEGSSEKLILGRMDISRDWGWAPEYVEAMWLMLQQETPEDFLIATGQSFTLQDFVSTTFSKLGLDWKNHVEQSSELMRPTDLAISKANPEKASQRLAWKAKMNMEQVIEGMLNSSL from the coding sequence TTGAAAAGAAAATCCGCCCTAATCTGTGGAGTCAGTGGACAAGATGGAGCCTACCTCGCTCAGTTGCTTTTAACAAAAGGCTATGAGGTATGGGGAACGTCCAGAGATGCCCAGGGGAATTCTTTTTCAAACTTGAATTTCTTGGGGATTAAATCAGAAATCCAACTTGTATCCATGGATGTGGAGGATTTTAGGTCGGTTTGGGTAACCATCAAAAAAGCAATGCCGGACGAAATCTATTTTCTATCCGGACAATCATCGGTCGGACTTTCCTTCGAGCAGCCCGTAGAAACGATTCAAAGCTTTACCATCGGAGTGCTCAATTTGTTGGAGGCAGTGAAAATGATGAATTACCCCGTCAAAGTGTATCATGCAGGTTCGAGTGAGGCTTTTGGAGATACCCTGGGGATTCCTGCGACGGAATCTACGCCATTTCAACCCAGAAGTCCTTATGCCTTGGCAAAAGCTTCTGCTACTTGGTTGGTCAATAATTACCGGGAAGCCTATCAGCTATTTGCCTGCACGGGAATCTTATTTAATCATGAATCTCCCTTGCGTCCCCAACGCTTTGTAACCCAAAAAATCATCCAAACTTCCAAGCGAATTGCGGAAGGCTCCTCGGAAAAATTAATCCTTGGCCGAATGGATATTTCTCGGGATTGGGGTTGGGCTCCTGAATATGTAGAAGCCATGTGGCTAATGCTCCAGCAGGAAACACCAGAGGATTTTCTGATTGCAACGGGTCAAAGTTTTACACTCCAGGATTTCGTGTCCACCACTTTTTCCAAACTAGGACTCGATTGGAAAAATCATGTGGAGCAATCTTCGGAATTGATGCGACCAACTGATCTTGCTATTTCCAAAGCAAATCCAGAAAAAGCAAGTCAAAGGCTAGCTTGGAAAGCCAAAATGAATATGGAGCAAGTAATTGAAGGGATGTTGAATTCATCACTTTAA